In the Cyanobacteriota bacterium genome, one interval contains:
- a CDS encoding cyclic nucleotide-binding domain-containing protein produces the protein MQKSLFFLCEMTDADIQWLMYSGRRLQLNEAEVLVEQGVHADALYILLTGMLSVWLEGPSGKREVTRLTSGEVIGEISFIDSRPPSATVTAVVPSLLLAIPKDLLTKKISADEGFGLRFYRAMAYFLSDRLRTTMSRIDSFTGTVTTSAIPDEPPPNIIARLPIAQNRLARMIRQLQAIR, from the coding sequence ATGCAAAAGTCGCTGTTTTTTCTTTGTGAGATGACAGATGCTGATATTCAGTGGTTAATGTATTCAGGGCGGCGACTACAGCTTAATGAAGCCGAGGTGTTAGTGGAACAGGGTGTTCACGCTGATGCACTCTATATTCTTCTCACTGGCATGCTAAGTGTATGGCTAGAGGGGCCTAGTGGTAAACGCGAAGTCACACGGTTAACTAGCGGCGAGGTGATTGGGGAGATTTCATTTATCGACAGTCGGCCACCTTCAGCAACGGTGACGGCTGTGGTTCCGTCGTTGCTCCTCGCCATTCCCAAAGATTTGTTGACCAAGAAAATTTCTGCTGATGAGGGATTTGGGCTGCGTTTCTACAGAGCAATGGCCTATTTCCTCTCTGATCGCTTGCGCACGACCATGAGCCGCATTGACTCCTTCACTGGCACAGTAACGACTTCTGCAATCCCCGATGAACCGCCGCCTAACATCATTGCACGCCTCCCAATTGCTCAAAATCGCCTTGCTCGAATGATTAGGCAACTTCAAGCTATACGGTAG
- a CDS encoding isochorismatase produces MTTLTTTELPLPSHFDPKRVSEVWRVPYQERAADAEAWAKRWNLQPAAKDKTRICLMAIDVQNTFCIPGYELFVGGSSGMGAVEDNIRLCEFIYRNLGLLTEIAPTMDTHTAMQIFHPMFWVNDAGEHPAPMTMITLDDVQKGVWKVNPGIAYSLAKGNYLGLQAHAQHYAQTLSNEGKYPLTIWPYHSMLGGIGHALVSAVEEAMFFHCIARHSQTGFEIKGGNPLTENYSVLRPEVLDGADGRPIAQKNTRFIQKLLDFDAVIIAGQAKSHCVAWTIDDLLTEILTKDPALAQKVYLLDDCTSPVVVPGVVDFTEQANAAFQRFAQAGMHIVKSTDPIVTWPGLALR; encoded by the coding sequence ATGACCACACTAACTACAACTGAGCTGCCCTTGCCATCCCATTTTGACCCCAAGCGAGTCAGCGAAGTCTGGCGTGTTCCTTACCAAGAGCGAGCTGCCGATGCCGAGGCTTGGGCAAAGCGTTGGAATTTGCAACCGGCTGCTAAGGACAAAACTCGCATTTGCTTAATGGCGATCGACGTGCAAAACACTTTCTGCATCCCTGGTTATGAGTTATTTGTGGGTGGCAGCTCTGGGATGGGTGCCGTGGAAGACAACATCCGCCTTTGTGAGTTCATTTACCGGAATCTGGGCCTGCTGACCGAAATTGCCCCAACTATGGACACCCACACCGCCATGCAAATTTTTCATCCCATGTTTTGGGTCAACGATGCTGGCGAACACCCTGCACCCATGACCATGATTACCCTCGATGATGTGCAAAAAGGCGTGTGGAAAGTCAATCCTGGTATTGCCTATAGCTTGGCAAAGGGGAACTATCTAGGATTGCAGGCCCATGCCCAGCATTATGCCCAAACCCTTAGTAATGAGGGCAAATATCCCCTCACAATCTGGCCTTACCACTCTATGTTGGGGGGAATTGGTCATGCGCTTGTCTCTGCTGTAGAAGAGGCAATGTTTTTCCACTGCATAGCCCGCCATAGCCAAACGGGCTTTGAAATCAAAGGGGGCAACCCACTGACGGAAAATTACTCAGTGCTTCGCCCAGAGGTATTGGATGGTGCTGATGGCCGCCCTATTGCCCAGAAAAATACTCGGTTCATTCAAAAATTGTTAGACTTTGATGCTGTGATCATTGCTGGACAAGCAAAGAGTCACTGCGTTGCCTGGACAATCGATGATCTGTTAACGGAAATTTTGACAAAGGATCCAGCCCTTGCTCAGAAGGTTTATCTGCTAGATGATTGCACCTCGCCTGTGGTTGTCCCTGGGGTTGTGGACTTTACTGAGCAGGCCAATGCAGCATTTCAACGGTTCGCCCAAGCAGGGATGCACATTGTCAAGTCTACGGATCCGATCGTGACTTGGCCAGGACTAGCCCTTCGTTAG
- the chlG gene encoding chlorophyll synthase ChlG, which translates to MLDPTSSQPPTSSDRTATARQLLGMKGAKAGESSIWKIRLQLMKPITWIPLMWGVVCGAASGGGYVWKIEHVLVAAACMFLSGPLMAGYTQTLNDFYDREIDAINEPYRPIPSGAISVPQVVTQIVVLLVAGIALAYGLDVWAGHTYPTITTISVIGAFLAYIYSAPPLKLKQNGWLGNYALGASYITLPWCTGHALFGELNATIVIFTLFYSLAGLGIAIVNDFKSVEGDRQLGLKSLPVMFGVTTAAWICVLMIDVFQVGVAAYLVSLRQNLYATILLLLVIPQITFQDMYFLRNPLENDVKYQASAQPFLVLGMLVTALAIGHAGVS; encoded by the coding sequence ATGCTCGACCCTACATCATCTCAGCCACCAACCTCGTCTGACCGCACAGCTACAGCGCGACAATTGTTAGGGATGAAGGGAGCTAAGGCGGGAGAGAGTTCCATCTGGAAGATTCGCCTGCAATTGATGAAGCCCATCACCTGGATTCCCTTAATGTGGGGTGTTGTCTGTGGAGCTGCTTCAGGCGGTGGTTATGTTTGGAAGATAGAACATGTGCTAGTAGCGGCTGCTTGCATGTTCTTGTCAGGGCCGTTGATGGCGGGCTATACCCAAACGCTGAATGATTTCTACGATCGAGAAATCGATGCCATTAATGAACCCTACCGCCCTATTCCTTCCGGAGCTATTTCCGTGCCTCAGGTGGTGACTCAGATTGTTGTGTTGCTGGTGGCAGGAATTGCACTGGCCTATGGCTTGGATGTCTGGGCAGGCCATACCTACCCAACAATCACCACAATATCGGTCATTGGAGCATTCTTGGCCTATATCTACTCAGCACCGCCCTTGAAGCTAAAGCAAAATGGCTGGTTAGGCAACTATGCCTTGGGAGCTAGCTACATTACCCTGCCATGGTGCACAGGTCATGCTCTGTTTGGTGAGCTAAATGCGACGATCGTGATTTTTACCTTGTTTTACAGCCTGGCTGGGTTGGGTATTGCCATTGTCAACGATTTCAAGAGCGTTGAGGGCGATCGCCAACTGGGGCTAAAGTCTCTGCCTGTTATGTTTGGTGTTACAACAGCAGCCTGGATTTGTGTGTTGATGATTGATGTTTTTCAGGTTGGCGTGGCAGCTTACTTGGTTAGCCTACGCCAGAACCTCTATGCGACGATTTTGCTGCTACTGGTGATTCCCCAGATTACCTTTCAAGACATGTACTTTCTCCGGAATCCCCTAGAGAATGATGTGAAGTACCAAGCAAGTGCCCAGCCGTTTTTGGTGCTAGGCATGTTGGTGACAGCGTTAGCGATCGGTCATGCTGGTGTGTCATAA
- a CDS encoding aldehyde oxygenase (deformylating), with translation MPQLAASLEIDFHSEAYKDAYSRINAIVIEGEQEANDNYMRLAELMPDSKEQLLSLAKMESRHKKGFEACGRNLQVTPDMAFAKEFFSGLRGNFQRAANEGNIVTCLLIQSLIIECFAIAAYNIYIPVADPFARKITEGVVKDEYTHLNFGQQWLKEHFAESKAELEAANRQNLPLVWKMLDQVADDASVLGMEKDALVEDFMIQYGEALGDIGFQTRDIMRMSAHGLSAV, from the coding sequence ATGCCTCAGCTTGCAGCTAGCTTGGAAATCGACTTTCACAGCGAAGCCTACAAAGATGCTTACAGCCGGATTAATGCGATCGTCATTGAAGGTGAACAAGAGGCGAACGACAACTATATGCGGCTGGCAGAATTAATGCCTGATAGCAAGGAGCAACTCCTTAGCCTCGCTAAGATGGAAAGCCGTCACAAGAAGGGATTTGAAGCTTGTGGGCGTAATCTACAAGTTACGCCAGATATGGCATTTGCGAAGGAATTCTTCTCTGGCCTGCGTGGCAACTTTCAAAGGGCAGCTAATGAAGGCAACATTGTGACCTGCTTGCTGATTCAGTCACTAATCATCGAGTGCTTTGCGATCGCAGCCTACAATATCTATATCCCAGTTGCCGATCCGTTTGCTCGCAAAATTACTGAGGGCGTCGTCAAAGACGAGTACACTCACTTAAATTTTGGACAACAGTGGCTTAAAGAACACTTTGCCGAGTCTAAAGCGGAGCTTGAAGCCGCAAACCGTCAAAATCTTCCTCTGGTTTGGAAAATGCTTGACCAAGTTGCTGACGATGCTAGCGTTTTGGGCATGGAGAAGGATGCATTAGTGGAAGACTTCATGATTCAGTACGGTGAGGCGCTGGGTGATATTGGGTTTCAAACCCGCGACATCATGAGGATGTCTGCCCATGGTCTATCTGCTGTCTGA
- a CDS encoding PBP1A family penicillin-binding protein gives MIAGAGAVAVYDGWQRLEAALPDTTTVLLYKRDGTITVKASDGTILQQLGPATHEELKIWATPQQLINAFVASEDRRFYDHDGVDYQGVMRAIVTNIQAGEVREGGSTITQQLARMVFLNQERSIGRKLREAMLAKKIEQDLAKDQIMERYLNLVYLGSGAYGVADAAWVYFGKSVDQLTLPEMAMIAGLAPAPSDYSPLVNPEAALERRNIVLDLMEQEGFITTTEAEAAKATPLGLNPKLPKRLIVNYPYFTTYVQQELPRYISAEAIEAGGLTVETTVDLKWQALGEKVVRDAINLDGPGQGFSQAALVAIDPQTGEIKALVGGGDFKKSQFNRASQAQRQPGSTFKTFVYATAIEAGFSPYDTYLDAPYKIDGYEPLNANRKHAGWISIKDALANSVNVVAVKVLVELGFDTVIEVARRMGIDSKLVPAYSLALGSSETNLLEITSAYGTLAAEGRHVKVHGVRRIIDRNGKILFDAASLKPVQAIDKGTAAIVTWMLQSVVTGGTGYLAQLNDRPVAGKTGTSENARDLWFIGYIPQLVTGIWLGNDDNTPTWGASATAAFVWRQFMQEVTKGMSVQPFPKLPDIANWKAKIKPKPIRNVRVTSADAKPSGWNDPSKRQVPAVPTASPSVDVNKAPDGSSDVPGSASPSPQNVQPSTPDVPPPAEDPIVPSNSGNPVTSPPPPSAAPSIPDASAFPSPTELQN, from the coding sequence ATGATAGCGGGTGCTGGTGCTGTTGCTGTCTATGATGGTTGGCAACGGCTAGAAGCAGCCTTACCAGATACAACAACTGTGCTGCTTTACAAGCGGGATGGCACTATTACAGTCAAGGCTAGTGATGGTACTATTTTGCAGCAGTTGGGGCCTGCAACCCACGAGGAACTGAAGATTTGGGCTACTCCTCAGCAGTTAATTAATGCCTTTGTTGCTTCAGAAGATCGGCGCTTCTATGACCATGACGGTGTGGATTACCAAGGGGTGATGCGAGCCATCGTCACCAACATTCAAGCTGGAGAAGTACGGGAAGGTGGCAGCACCATTACCCAGCAGCTAGCACGCATGGTGTTCTTGAATCAAGAGCGCAGCATTGGACGCAAGCTGAGGGAGGCGATGCTTGCCAAGAAAATTGAACAAGATCTAGCCAAAGACCAGATCATGGAACGTTATCTGAATCTGGTTTATCTTGGCTCTGGGGCCTATGGTGTTGCCGATGCTGCTTGGGTTTATTTCGGCAAATCTGTAGATCAGCTCACACTACCAGAGATGGCGATGATTGCTGGGCTGGCACCAGCTCCTAGTGATTACTCGCCACTAGTCAATCCCGAAGCAGCTCTAGAACGCCGCAACATCGTGCTGGATTTGATGGAGCAAGAAGGGTTTATCACGACAACTGAGGCAGAAGCAGCCAAGGCTACGCCCTTAGGACTGAACCCCAAGCTCCCGAAGCGTCTGATTGTGAACTATCCCTATTTCACAACCTACGTTCAGCAGGAACTACCTCGATATATCTCCGCAGAAGCGATCGAAGCCGGTGGCCTAACGGTGGAAACTACCGTGGATTTAAAGTGGCAGGCGTTGGGCGAAAAAGTTGTGCGAGATGCCATTAATTTGGATGGGCCTGGGCAGGGATTCAGTCAGGCAGCATTAGTGGCGATCGACCCCCAAACGGGTGAGATCAAGGCACTTGTTGGTGGTGGAGATTTTAAGAAAAGTCAGTTTAACCGTGCTAGCCAAGCACAACGTCAGCCTGGTTCTACCTTTAAGACCTTTGTCTATGCCACGGCGATCGAAGCGGGCTTTTCTCCCTACGACACTTACTTGGATGCCCCCTACAAGATTGATGGCTATGAACCGCTGAACGCCAATCGCAAACATGCAGGCTGGATTTCAATCAAAGATGCTCTCGCTAACTCAGTCAACGTTGTCGCTGTAAAGGTACTGGTTGAGTTAGGGTTCGATACCGTCATTGAGGTTGCTCGTCGGATGGGGATTGACTCTAAGTTGGTGCCTGCCTATTCCCTAGCCTTGGGTAGCTCAGAAACCAATCTGTTGGAGATTACTAGTGCCTATGGCACGTTAGCGGCTGAGGGACGACATGTCAAAGTCCACGGTGTTAGGCGGATTATTGATCGCAATGGCAAGATACTGTTTGATGCTGCTTCTCTTAAGCCAGTGCAAGCTATTGATAAAGGGACAGCCGCTATTGTGACGTGGATGTTGCAGAGTGTTGTGACAGGTGGCACTGGTTACCTAGCACAGTTGAACGATCGCCCCGTTGCTGGCAAAACTGGCACCAGTGAGAATGCCAGAGACCTGTGGTTCATTGGCTACATTCCCCAGTTAGTGACTGGTATCTGGCTAGGCAATGATGACAACACCCCAACTTGGGGCGCTAGTGCAACGGCGGCTTTTGTATGGCGGCAGTTTATGCAAGAAGTGACTAAGGGCATGAGTGTGCAGCCATTTCCCAAATTGCCGGATATTGCAAACTGGAAGGCTAAAATCAAGCCAAAGCCTATTCGTAATGTCCGAGTAACTAGTGCTGACGCAAAGCCCTCAGGATGGAACGACCCCAGTAAGCGTCAAGTGCCTGCTGTGCCTACGGCTTCTCCTAGTGTTGATGTCAACAAAGCCCCAGATGGCTCTAGTGATGTGCCGGGTAGTGCTTCTCCATCTCCGCAGAATGTCCAACCCAGTACACCTGATGTGCCGCCTCCTGCTGAGGATCCGATCGTCCCGTCTAATTCTGGCAATCCTGTCACTTCGCCGCCACCGCCTAGTGCAGCCCCCTCTATACCTGATGCAAGCGCATTCCCATCGCCAACCGAACTACAAAATTGA